GAAGAAAGAAATTGGGGTTCCCAATGCTTCTCCACGCTCAACGAGATGCGCCAACCTCGGGATGCTTTACTCCTAACCCCACAAGGTTCCGAGACGGAGCTTAACCTGAGTCTCGGTTAAGAACGGCGATGATCTACCTTTCACACGGCGCACGATTCCATGGATAGTTTCATTCGACTTCGTGATGGAGGACATAGCTTACGATCATCGGCTTTGATCATGCCACTAGGCATTTGATTAAGACATTGCACAATGATCCGAACACTTTGTCGCATCTCTTCGATACGAATACAGTAACGATCATAGCGATCTCCTCTGGTACCTACTGGTACGTCAGGATCCGATTGGTCATGAACATCGTAAGGTGCTGCTCTTCGCAAATCCCAGCATACCCCTGGACCTCTTAACATTACACCACTGAATCCCCAATCCTTTGCTTGCTGTGCAGTGACAGTACCAATATCCACTAATCGTTGTTTCCAGATACGGTTGCCGGTTGACATCTCTTCTAATTCGTCGATACGAGAAGCAAATTGTTGTGTGGAGGAATCAATATCTCGACATAAGCCCAGAGGCAGATCTTGTGCCACTCCACCTGGTCGTATGAAACTGGCATGCATCCTGGCTCCCGAGACTCTTTCATAGAATTCCAACAATTTCTCTCGCTCCTCAAAAGCCCACAGGAACGGAGTTGATGCTCCCACATCCATAGCATGAGTAGTTAAAGCAAGTGAATGGTTTGAAATTCGAGTTATTTCACGGAATAACACTCGTATATATTGAGCTCGTAATGGTACCTCGCAATTCAAAAGTCTCTCTACGGCTGAAGAATGAGCGTGTTCTTGGGCCATCATAGAAACATAGATAGGGTCAACGACGGAACAAACAACGAAACTTTACGACAGCTTTTTCGTACACGTTCACTTGCATCACATACACAAGTGCTCTCTGAACCGTGCAATAAGGTCACCCATAACACGGCTCTCCAACTTGAGTTATCTTAGCCCCAGGCCATGCTATTCAATAAGATTGGAAAAATGGCACCGTAAGGTAACAACTAGTATTGAAAGCTGGTCGCCTTTTGAAGCGTTCGCCGGTAACCAAAGCGTATCGTTCCCGCAACCACTTGGGTACTTTGTTTATAGCTTTTTTAGGTTATGCAATAGAAGGGGGCTTGGTTCTCTATTTCCGGGCCGGGCGGGAGGTGAAGGCCATAAGAGAAGATTGCCCTCCCGGTAAGGAAGAGGGGAAAGGGTGCTGTCATCTATCTCGACCAGTTTCCTGAGGCGTTGGAAATCCAGACCGGCTCAGAGAATCACTGGCCCTTTTGGCGCCCTTCGTTTCGCCAACAAAGAAGTCATCATTGACGATTTCCCATTCCTTTCCAATCACTAAGAAAAAATCAATACCAATCAAAGCCCTATCTAAGTAAAGCTTCGTCTGTTATTTTTCCGGCCCTAGGGGAGTTTACTCGACCCATTCCCCAGTCTCCCGCATTGCTCAAGTAAGTGTGCGACTCCGTATGAGGACCTCCTTCTCTTCTGCCCACTCTCCGTTCACACGGTTCTCAAAGCAGAGGAGGAAGGGTGGGCAGCAGGTACCATGAGCCCTCTGTCCCACACATCTATCCAGAAGCAAGTGTAGTTCACCGGTTCCACCGAATGCTCCTATCTCTCGGCAAAGATCGTGTGAGTGTGCAGTTATGCTTCGGATGCTTCGCCATAGAATAGATCGACCCAGTTCCCGTTCTTTTCCGGTGCACTCGCTTTATATCTCCGACACACAAGGAAGGACGCGCTGGGAAGGAAGCAGCCCTAGCCTCTGTCCGGCCGATCATTCCGCTGGCATCTCGCATTCACGCCCCCGTTTGACTGCCGCTCGGGGATGTAGTTGTAGATAGGTTAGGTTAGTCTTAGTGGGTCGTTGGCTCCACCTGTTATCTCCTTCTACGACATGCTGTTGTCGTCGCCATATTCCATATGTCACTTAGTCATCTCTGCCTCGCTGCGGGTCAGCACCTCCGAAAGAAAGGGAGGACTTCATTCAGTGACCCCGCGATCGCCCTCTGAACGATCAGAATAAGGTAAAGCTTGAAGATAAGTTTTGTACTCTATTAATTTCTCAGTCCCTCTAGTCGGGTGGGCGCCGGCCGGTCTTTCGACCAGATCCCCCTAAAAACCGTACGTGCGGGTCTCCCCGCATGCGGCTCACGCCATTCGAGGTGGCCCAGCCCAGCATTCATTCGCAAATCCTGTAGTGAAATTGAGACTGCTCAACCTCGGAAGCTGATTCGCGTGTAGGCAGCGCTGTCTGTCGTACCCTTGACTCTATCTATTCATTGAATTTgcttttttgcattttttttatacGCTCGCTCCCTTTTTTCCAAGAATTCATGGACTTCCCTTTACTCCATAGGGCCTTCTCTAATAGGGAAAAGCCTTCCA
This sequence is a window from Coffea eugenioides isolate CCC68of chromosome 7, Ceug_1.0, whole genome shotgun sequence. Protein-coding genes within it:
- the LOC113777793 gene encoding LOW QUALITY PROTEIN: uncharacterized protein LOC113777793 (The sequence of the model RefSeq protein was modified relative to this genomic sequence to represent the inferred CDS: inserted 2 bases in 1 codon; deleted 4 bases in 2 codons; substituted 1 base at 1 genomic stop codon), whose amino-acid sequence is MSVFLGHHRNIDRVNDGTNNETLRQLFRTRSLASHTQVLSEPCNKVFRLCNRRXGLVLYFRAGREVKAIREDCPPGKEEGKGCCSQSRGGRVGSRYHEPSVPHIYPEASVVHRFHRMLLSLGKDRVSVQLCFGCFARIDRPSSRSFPVHSLYISDTQGRTRWEGSSPSLCPADHSAGISHSRPRLTAARGCSCRGXVSLSGSLAPPVISFYDMLLSSPYSICHLVISASLRVSTSERKGGLHSVTPRSPSERSE